Proteins encoded within one genomic window of Siniperca chuatsi isolate FFG_IHB_CAS linkage group LG4, ASM2008510v1, whole genome shotgun sequence:
- the c2cd5 gene encoding C2 domain-containing protein 5 isoform X16: MPGKLKAKIVAGRHLPVMDRASDLTDAFVEVKFGNTTFKTDVCPKSLNPQWNSEWFKFEVDDEDLQDEPLQITVLDHDTYSANDAIGKVYIDIDPLLCSEAASVISGWFPIYDTIHGIRGEINVLVKVELFNDLNRFRQSSCGVKFFCTTSIPRCYRAAMVHGFVEELVVNEDPEYQWIDRIRTPRASNEARQRLISLMSGELQRKIGLKVLEMGGNAVVGYLQCFDLEGESGLVVRAIGTACTLDKLSSGSAPNTNTHMHPNTAPASNACNSPSKEGKEPVFGEDLLSYSGPPTPFRALPTSSSSPPPFSPSKPCSRQSSSSDTDLSLTPKTEEPQPVRRRPGIFLCPSSPTLSTDTLSLPGSVSVGCGYGSAPRATTPPPPFSIHSDSTLLRKSVSFTEDLLLAASGMGSGGSAGKEAGPLKTLLRQQTQTALEQREFPFFTLTSFPPGFLVHVGGVVSARSVKLLDRIHNPALGNTRSYKLLDWNSVTADEPETRDAWWEEIRQEIKSHAKALGCHAVLGYSESTSICEEVCILSASGTAAILNPRYMREGCLDIGIPDHRFEEPSPPSCGFCHIPYDELNMPFPAQLTYCYHCRRQKVPDVLFTTIDLPQEAAVTGKGCLIQARLCRLKKKAQGEVNATAISNLLPFMEYELHTQLMNKLKLRSMNALFGLHIQISVGENMLLGLASATGVYLTALPAPGGIQIAGKTPGDLSNEHHILTIQKRINDTIAKNKELYQINPPELTEEAVGSPIPEPRQRSRLFRSHSESSDELSELDLSHGKKDAFVLEIDDTDAVEDLHSLLTDAPTPTGFYSCNTEIMPGIYNWTSGVQMFTSVRVFRLSNANLTNQGLNKIFTDLCENLLKSFYFKLRSMIPCCLCNLNFTVAVPEEELIQVAVTAVAMTFDKEQTQEKPPDKPITKGCSETEEQLQFPLELCADSSSANTQPSSKISGVPESTNVSSRVSSLERSSPLPEGRSRSLHSNRSFGGSSVTVVKMTPLSFLPGTRIIKYLGIINMFFIRETTSLREEGGVSGFLHTFIAEVFAMVRAHVAALGGNAVVSYSMKECMLMENPNKNQAQCLINVSGDAVICVRETDQEPIPSMTNMGQTCTSGTDGAT, from the exons ATGCCTGGGAAACTGAAGGCCAAAATTGTGGCAGGGCGCCACTTGCCCGTGATGGACAGAGCCAGTGACCTTACTGATGCTTTTGTAGAG GTTAAGTTTGGAAACACAACTTTCAAAACTGATGTCTGTCCCAAATCCCTCAATCCACAGTGGAACTCAGAATGGTTCAAATTTGAG GTTGATGATGAGGACTTGCAGGATGAGCCATTGCAGATCACAGTGTTGGACCATGACACTTACAGTGCTAACGATGCCATAGGGAAAGTTTACATTGACATTGACCCGCTGCTGTGCAGTGAGGCTGCCTCTGTCATCTCTGGCTGGTTTCCCATCTATGATACCATCCACG GTATCCGAGGGGAGATCAATGTCCTCGTCAAAGTGGAGCTTTTCAATGATTTGAACCGCTTCAGACAGTCTTCCTGTGGTGTCAAGTTCTTCTGCA CAACATCCATTCCACGGTGCTACCGGGCAGCGATGGTGCACGGGTTTGTGGAGGAACTTGTGGTGAATGAAGATCCAGAGTACCAGTGGATAGACCGTATTAGAACTCCTCGGGCCTCCAATGAGGCCCGTCAGAGGCTCATTTCTCTTATGTCTG GAGAGCTGCAGAGGAAAATAGGGCTGAAAGTACTGGAGATGGGTGGGAATGCAGTGGTGGGCTACTTGCAGTGTTTTGACTTGGAGGGAGAGTCTGGGCTGGTGGTCCGGGCCATAGGTACTGCCTGCACACTGGACAAACTCAGCTCTGGAAGCGCCcccaacaccaacacacatatGCACCCCAACACAGCCCCTGCTTCCAATGCCTGCAATTCCCCTTCTAAGGAAGGAAAGGA GCCGGTATTTGGTGAGGACCTGCTCTCGTACTCTGGCCCGCCAACCCCTTTCAGAGCCcttcccacctcctcctcctctcctccccccttctctccctccaaGCCATGCAGCCGCCAGTCCTCATCATCAGACACAGACCTCAGTTTGACGCCCAAGACGG AGGAGCCCCAGCCAGTGAGACGCAGGCCTGGGATCTTTCTCTGCCCCAGCTCCCCCACCCTCTCCACAGACACTCTGTCCCTTCCTGGTTCTGTCTCAGTGGGCTGTGGTTACGGCTCTGCCCCCAGAGCCACCACCCCGCCCCCTCCCTTCTCCATCCACTCAGACTCTACCTTGCTGAGAAAGAGCGTGTCCTTCACTGAGGACCTGCTGCTGGCAGCCTCCG GAATGGGCAGTGGGGGCAGCGCCGGGAAGGAGGCAGGGCCTTTGAAGACCCTGCTCAGACAGCAGACGCAGACGGCTCTCGAGCAGAGG gAGTTCCCCTTCTTCACCTTGACGTCTTTCCCACCTGGTTTTCTGGTTCATGTCGGTGGAGTGGTCAGCGCTCGCTCTGTCAAACTACTGGACCGTATACACAACCCTG CCTTGGGTAACACGCGCTCATACAAACTGCTAGACTGGAATAGTGTCACTGCAG aTGAGCCAGAGACTCGTGATGCCTGGTGGGAGGAGATTCGCCAGGAGATCAAATCTCATGCCAAAGCTCTTGGTTGCCATGCTGTTTTGGGGTACAGTGAGAGCACTAGCATCTG TGAGGAGGTGTGTATCCTGTCAGCATCAGGCACAGCAGCCATCCTGAATCCTCGGTATATGCGTGAAGGCTGCCTAGACATCGGAATCCCCGACCACAG GTTTGAGGAGCCGTCTCCCCCGAGCTGTGGCTTCTGTCACATCCCGTATGATGAGCTCAACATGCCCTTTCCCGCCCAGCTCACCTACTGTTACCACTGCAGACGACAAAAG GTTCCTGATGTACTGTTCACAACAATCGACCTGCCACAAGAAGCAGCTGTCACAGGCAAGGGATGCCTTATCCAGGCCAG ACTGTGTCGTCTAAAAAAGAAGGCCCAGGGTGAAGTGAATGCGACAGCCATCTCCAACCTGCTGCCTTTTATGGAATATGAGCTGCACACTCAGCTGATGAACAAACTGAAGCTGCGGAGCATGAATGCTCTGTTTGGCTTACACATACAGATCAGTGTCGGAGAGAACATGCTCCTGGGTCTGGCT tctgCTACAGGAGTGTACCTGACAGCCCTGCCGGCACCAGGGGGCATCCAGATTGCGGGGAAGACTCCTGGTGACCTGAGCAATGAGCACCACATCCTCACGATCCAGAAAAGGATCAATGACACCATAGCCAAGAACAAAGAGCTCTATCAAATAAACCCTCCg GAGCTGACGGAGGAAGCGGTGGGTTCTCCGATTCCTGAGCCGAGGCAACGATCCAGACTTTTCCGCTCCCACTCAGAAAGCTCAGACGAACTGTCAGAACTGGACCTCTCCCATGGCAAGAAGGATGCCTTCGTCCTGGAG ATTGATGACACTGATGCTGTGGAGGACCTCCACTCCCTCCTTACTGATGCCCCTACCCCCACAG GTTTCTACAGCTGCAACACTGAAATCATGCCTGGGATTTACAACTGGACTTCAGGAGTTCAG ATGTTTACATCAGTGAGGGTCTTTAGGTTGAGTAATGCCAATCTTACTAACCAAGGCTTGAACAAGATCTTCACTGACCTATGTGAGAATCTTCTAAAG AGTTTTTACTTCAAGTTGCGCTCTATGATCCCCTGCTGTCTTTGTAATCTCAACTTCACCGTAGCAGTGCCAGAAGAAGAACTCATACAG gTCGCAGTGACAGCGGttgccatgacatttgacaAAGAGCAGACTCAGGAGAAGCCACCAGACAAGCCCATCACCAAAG GATGCAGTGAGACTGAAGAGCAGCTGCAGTTTCCCTTGGAGTTGTGCGCAGACTCGTCATCCGCCAACACTCAGCCATCATCCAAAATCTCAG gTGTCCCAGAGAGTACCAATGTCTCATCCAGAG TCTCATCTTTGGAGCGCTCCAGTCCACTGCCTGAGGGACGATCCCGCTCGCTGCACTCCAACCGCTCATTTGGGGGCAGTTCAGTCACCGTGGTGAAGATGACGCCGCTCTCCTTCCTCCCTGGGACACGCATCATTAAATACCTTGGGAtcatcaacatgttttttatcAGAGAGACAACATCATTACGGGAG GAAGGTGGTGTCAGTGGCTTCCTCCATACATTCATAGCAGAGGTGTTTGCGATGGTTCGAGCCCATGTAGCAGCCCTGGGTGGCAATGCAGTAGTGTCCTACAGCATGAAAGAGTGTATGTTAATGGAAAATCCAAACAAGAACCAG GCTCAGTGTCTCATTAATGTGAGTGGTGATGCAGTCATCTGTGTCAGGGAAACGGACCAGGAGCCCATTCCCTCAATGACAAATATGGGACAGACCTGCACTAGCGGAACAGATGGGGCTACATGA
- the c2cd5 gene encoding C2 domain-containing protein 5 isoform X10, which yields MPGKLKAKIVAGRHLPVMDRASDLTDAFVEVKFGNTTFKTDVCPKSLNPQWNSEWFKFEVDDEDLQDEPLQITVLDHDTYSANDAIGKVYIDIDPLLCSEAASVISGWFPIYDTIHGIRGEINVLVKVELFNDLNRFRQSSCGVKFFCTTSIPRCYRAAMVHGFVEELVVNEDPEYQWIDRIRTPRASNEARQRLISLMSGELQRKIGLKVLEMGGNAVVGYLQCFDLEGESGLVVRAIGTACTLDKLSSGSAPNTNTHMHPNTAPASNACNSPSKEGKEPVFGEDLLSYSGPPTPFRALPTSSSSPPPFSPSKPCSRQSSSSDTDLSLTPKTEEPQPVRRRPGIFLCPSSPTLSTDTLSLPGSVSVGCGYGSAPRATTPPPPFSIHSDSTLLRKSVSFTEDLLLAASGMGSGGSAGKEAGPLKTLLRQQTQTALEQREFPFFTLTSFPPGFLVHVGGVVSARSVKLLDRIHNPALGNTRSYKLLDWNSVTADEPETRDAWWEEIRQEIKSHAKALGCHAVLGYSESTSICEEVCILSASGTAAILNPRYMREGCLDIGIPDHRFEEPSPPSCGFCHIPYDELNMPFPAQLTYCYHCRRQKVPDVLFTTIDLPQEAAVTGKGCLIQARLCRLKKKAQGEVNATAISNLLPFMEYELHTQLMNKLKLRSMNALFGLHIQISVGENMLLGLASATGVYLTALPAPGGIQIAGKTPGDLSNEHHILTIQKRINDTIAKNKELYQINPPELTEEAVGSPIPEPRQRSRLFRSHSESSDELSELDLSHGKKDAFVLEIDDTDAVEDLHSLLTDAPTPTGFYSCNTEIMPGIYNWTSGVQMFTSVRVFRLSNANLTNQGLNKIFTDLCENLLKSFYFKLRSMIPCCLCNLNFTVAVPEEELIQVAVTAVAMTFDKEQTQEKPPDKPITKGCSETEEQLQFPLELCADSSSANTQPSSKISGVPESTNVSSRAASVDYGSFADRCSTWLELLRLKAHTIRRGSVKTSRRTQFLAHSVSSLERSSPLPEGRSRSLHSNRSFGGSSVTVVKMTPLSFLPGTRIIKYLGIINMFFIRETTSLREEGGVSGFLHTFIAEVFAMVRAHVAALGGNAVVSYSMKECMLMENPNKNQAQCLINVSGDAVICVRETDQEPIPSMTNMGQTCTSGTDGAT from the exons ATGCCTGGGAAACTGAAGGCCAAAATTGTGGCAGGGCGCCACTTGCCCGTGATGGACAGAGCCAGTGACCTTACTGATGCTTTTGTAGAG GTTAAGTTTGGAAACACAACTTTCAAAACTGATGTCTGTCCCAAATCCCTCAATCCACAGTGGAACTCAGAATGGTTCAAATTTGAG GTTGATGATGAGGACTTGCAGGATGAGCCATTGCAGATCACAGTGTTGGACCATGACACTTACAGTGCTAACGATGCCATAGGGAAAGTTTACATTGACATTGACCCGCTGCTGTGCAGTGAGGCTGCCTCTGTCATCTCTGGCTGGTTTCCCATCTATGATACCATCCACG GTATCCGAGGGGAGATCAATGTCCTCGTCAAAGTGGAGCTTTTCAATGATTTGAACCGCTTCAGACAGTCTTCCTGTGGTGTCAAGTTCTTCTGCA CAACATCCATTCCACGGTGCTACCGGGCAGCGATGGTGCACGGGTTTGTGGAGGAACTTGTGGTGAATGAAGATCCAGAGTACCAGTGGATAGACCGTATTAGAACTCCTCGGGCCTCCAATGAGGCCCGTCAGAGGCTCATTTCTCTTATGTCTG GAGAGCTGCAGAGGAAAATAGGGCTGAAAGTACTGGAGATGGGTGGGAATGCAGTGGTGGGCTACTTGCAGTGTTTTGACTTGGAGGGAGAGTCTGGGCTGGTGGTCCGGGCCATAGGTACTGCCTGCACACTGGACAAACTCAGCTCTGGAAGCGCCcccaacaccaacacacatatGCACCCCAACACAGCCCCTGCTTCCAATGCCTGCAATTCCCCTTCTAAGGAAGGAAAGGA GCCGGTATTTGGTGAGGACCTGCTCTCGTACTCTGGCCCGCCAACCCCTTTCAGAGCCcttcccacctcctcctcctctcctccccccttctctccctccaaGCCATGCAGCCGCCAGTCCTCATCATCAGACACAGACCTCAGTTTGACGCCCAAGACGG AGGAGCCCCAGCCAGTGAGACGCAGGCCTGGGATCTTTCTCTGCCCCAGCTCCCCCACCCTCTCCACAGACACTCTGTCCCTTCCTGGTTCTGTCTCAGTGGGCTGTGGTTACGGCTCTGCCCCCAGAGCCACCACCCCGCCCCCTCCCTTCTCCATCCACTCAGACTCTACCTTGCTGAGAAAGAGCGTGTCCTTCACTGAGGACCTGCTGCTGGCAGCCTCCG GAATGGGCAGTGGGGGCAGCGCCGGGAAGGAGGCAGGGCCTTTGAAGACCCTGCTCAGACAGCAGACGCAGACGGCTCTCGAGCAGAGG gAGTTCCCCTTCTTCACCTTGACGTCTTTCCCACCTGGTTTTCTGGTTCATGTCGGTGGAGTGGTCAGCGCTCGCTCTGTCAAACTACTGGACCGTATACACAACCCTG CCTTGGGTAACACGCGCTCATACAAACTGCTAGACTGGAATAGTGTCACTGCAG aTGAGCCAGAGACTCGTGATGCCTGGTGGGAGGAGATTCGCCAGGAGATCAAATCTCATGCCAAAGCTCTTGGTTGCCATGCTGTTTTGGGGTACAGTGAGAGCACTAGCATCTG TGAGGAGGTGTGTATCCTGTCAGCATCAGGCACAGCAGCCATCCTGAATCCTCGGTATATGCGTGAAGGCTGCCTAGACATCGGAATCCCCGACCACAG GTTTGAGGAGCCGTCTCCCCCGAGCTGTGGCTTCTGTCACATCCCGTATGATGAGCTCAACATGCCCTTTCCCGCCCAGCTCACCTACTGTTACCACTGCAGACGACAAAAG GTTCCTGATGTACTGTTCACAACAATCGACCTGCCACAAGAAGCAGCTGTCACAGGCAAGGGATGCCTTATCCAGGCCAG ACTGTGTCGTCTAAAAAAGAAGGCCCAGGGTGAAGTGAATGCGACAGCCATCTCCAACCTGCTGCCTTTTATGGAATATGAGCTGCACACTCAGCTGATGAACAAACTGAAGCTGCGGAGCATGAATGCTCTGTTTGGCTTACACATACAGATCAGTGTCGGAGAGAACATGCTCCTGGGTCTGGCT tctgCTACAGGAGTGTACCTGACAGCCCTGCCGGCACCAGGGGGCATCCAGATTGCGGGGAAGACTCCTGGTGACCTGAGCAATGAGCACCACATCCTCACGATCCAGAAAAGGATCAATGACACCATAGCCAAGAACAAAGAGCTCTATCAAATAAACCCTCCg GAGCTGACGGAGGAAGCGGTGGGTTCTCCGATTCCTGAGCCGAGGCAACGATCCAGACTTTTCCGCTCCCACTCAGAAAGCTCAGACGAACTGTCAGAACTGGACCTCTCCCATGGCAAGAAGGATGCCTTCGTCCTGGAG ATTGATGACACTGATGCTGTGGAGGACCTCCACTCCCTCCTTACTGATGCCCCTACCCCCACAG GTTTCTACAGCTGCAACACTGAAATCATGCCTGGGATTTACAACTGGACTTCAGGAGTTCAG ATGTTTACATCAGTGAGGGTCTTTAGGTTGAGTAATGCCAATCTTACTAACCAAGGCTTGAACAAGATCTTCACTGACCTATGTGAGAATCTTCTAAAG AGTTTTTACTTCAAGTTGCGCTCTATGATCCCCTGCTGTCTTTGTAATCTCAACTTCACCGTAGCAGTGCCAGAAGAAGAACTCATACAG gTCGCAGTGACAGCGGttgccatgacatttgacaAAGAGCAGACTCAGGAGAAGCCACCAGACAAGCCCATCACCAAAG GATGCAGTGAGACTGAAGAGCAGCTGCAGTTTCCCTTGGAGTTGTGCGCAGACTCGTCATCCGCCAACACTCAGCCATCATCCAAAATCTCAG gTGTCCCAGAGAGTACCAATGTCTCATCCAGAG CTGCCTCCGTTGATTACGGTTCCTTTGCAGACAGATGCAGTACCTGGCTAGAGCTGCTTAGGCTGAAAGCTCACACCATAAGACGAGGATCAGTTAAGACAAGTAGGAGGACACAGTTTCTAGCACACTCTG TCTCATCTTTGGAGCGCTCCAGTCCACTGCCTGAGGGACGATCCCGCTCGCTGCACTCCAACCGCTCATTTGGGGGCAGTTCAGTCACCGTGGTGAAGATGACGCCGCTCTCCTTCCTCCCTGGGACACGCATCATTAAATACCTTGGGAtcatcaacatgttttttatcAGAGAGACAACATCATTACGGGAG GAAGGTGGTGTCAGTGGCTTCCTCCATACATTCATAGCAGAGGTGTTTGCGATGGTTCGAGCCCATGTAGCAGCCCTGGGTGGCAATGCAGTAGTGTCCTACAGCATGAAAGAGTGTATGTTAATGGAAAATCCAAACAAGAACCAG GCTCAGTGTCTCATTAATGTGAGTGGTGATGCAGTCATCTGTGTCAGGGAAACGGACCAGGAGCCCATTCCCTCAATGACAAATATGGGACAGACCTGCACTAGCGGAACAGATGGGGCTACATGA
- the c2cd5 gene encoding C2 domain-containing protein 5 isoform X19 produces MPGKLKAKIVAGRHLPVMDRASDLTDAFVEVKFGNTTFKTDVCPKSLNPQWNSEWFKFEVDDEDLQDEPLQITVLDHDTYSANDAIGKVYIDIDPLLCSEAASVISGWFPIYDTIHGIRGEINVLVKVELFNDLNRFRQSSCGVKFFCTTSIPRCYRAAMVHGFVEELVVNEDPEYQWIDRIRTPRASNEARQRLISLMSGELQRKIGLKVLEMGGNAVVGYLQCFDLEGESGLVVRAIGTACTLDKLSSGSAPNTNTHMHPNTAPASNACNSPSKEGKESPLAHGCRSTHNSPVHSACSSQRLSQNFSVSVPTLIFTGMGSGGSAGKEAGPLKTLLRQQTQTALEQREFPFFTLTSFPPGFLVHVGGVVSARSVKLLDRIHNPALGNTRSYKLLDWNSVTADEPETRDAWWEEIRQEIKSHAKALGCHAVLGYSESTSICEEVCILSASGTAAILNPRYMREGCLDIGIPDHRFEEPSPPSCGFCHIPYDELNMPFPAQLTYCYHCRRQKVPDVLFTTIDLPQEAAVTGKGCLIQARLCRLKKKAQGEVNATAISNLLPFMEYELHTQLMNKLKLRSMNALFGLHIQISVGENMLLGLASATGVYLTALPAPGGIQIAGKTPGDLSNEHHILTIQKRINDTIAKNKELYQINPPELTEEAVGSPIPEPRQRSRLFRSHSESSDELSELDLSHGKKDAFVLEIDDTDAVEDLHSLLTDAPTPTGFYSCNTEIMPGIYNWTSGVQMFTSVRVFRLSNANLTNQGLNKIFTDLCENLLKSFYFKLRSMIPCCLCNLNFTVAVPEEELIQVAVTAVAMTFDKEQTQEKPPDKPITKGCSETEEQLQFPLELCADSSSANTQPSSKISGTVSLLTPAAKLCQNQLVMVRSAGVPESTNVSSRAASVDYGSFADRCSTWLELLRLKAHTIRRGSVKTSRRTQFLAHSVSSLERSSPLPEGRSRSLHSNRSFGGSSVTVVKMTPLSFLPGTRIIKYLGIINMFFIRETTSLREEGGVSGFLHTFIAEVFAMVRAHVAALGGNAVVSYSMKECMLMENPNKNQAQCLINVSGDAVICVRETDQEPIPSMTNMGQTCTSGTDGAT; encoded by the exons ATGCCTGGGAAACTGAAGGCCAAAATTGTGGCAGGGCGCCACTTGCCCGTGATGGACAGAGCCAGTGACCTTACTGATGCTTTTGTAGAG GTTAAGTTTGGAAACACAACTTTCAAAACTGATGTCTGTCCCAAATCCCTCAATCCACAGTGGAACTCAGAATGGTTCAAATTTGAG GTTGATGATGAGGACTTGCAGGATGAGCCATTGCAGATCACAGTGTTGGACCATGACACTTACAGTGCTAACGATGCCATAGGGAAAGTTTACATTGACATTGACCCGCTGCTGTGCAGTGAGGCTGCCTCTGTCATCTCTGGCTGGTTTCCCATCTATGATACCATCCACG GTATCCGAGGGGAGATCAATGTCCTCGTCAAAGTGGAGCTTTTCAATGATTTGAACCGCTTCAGACAGTCTTCCTGTGGTGTCAAGTTCTTCTGCA CAACATCCATTCCACGGTGCTACCGGGCAGCGATGGTGCACGGGTTTGTGGAGGAACTTGTGGTGAATGAAGATCCAGAGTACCAGTGGATAGACCGTATTAGAACTCCTCGGGCCTCCAATGAGGCCCGTCAGAGGCTCATTTCTCTTATGTCTG GAGAGCTGCAGAGGAAAATAGGGCTGAAAGTACTGGAGATGGGTGGGAATGCAGTGGTGGGCTACTTGCAGTGTTTTGACTTGGAGGGAGAGTCTGGGCTGGTGGTCCGGGCCATAGGTACTGCCTGCACACTGGACAAACTCAGCTCTGGAAGCGCCcccaacaccaacacacatatGCACCCCAACACAGCCCCTGCTTCCAATGCCTGCAATTCCCCTTCTAAGGAAGGAAAGGA GTCTCCCCTTGCACACGGATGCCGCTCTACCCACAACAGCCCAGTGCATTCGGCGTGCAGCTCCCAGAGACTGTCCCAGaacttctctgtctctgttcccACACTCATCTTCACTG GAATGGGCAGTGGGGGCAGCGCCGGGAAGGAGGCAGGGCCTTTGAAGACCCTGCTCAGACAGCAGACGCAGACGGCTCTCGAGCAGAGG gAGTTCCCCTTCTTCACCTTGACGTCTTTCCCACCTGGTTTTCTGGTTCATGTCGGTGGAGTGGTCAGCGCTCGCTCTGTCAAACTACTGGACCGTATACACAACCCTG CCTTGGGTAACACGCGCTCATACAAACTGCTAGACTGGAATAGTGTCACTGCAG aTGAGCCAGAGACTCGTGATGCCTGGTGGGAGGAGATTCGCCAGGAGATCAAATCTCATGCCAAAGCTCTTGGTTGCCATGCTGTTTTGGGGTACAGTGAGAGCACTAGCATCTG TGAGGAGGTGTGTATCCTGTCAGCATCAGGCACAGCAGCCATCCTGAATCCTCGGTATATGCGTGAAGGCTGCCTAGACATCGGAATCCCCGACCACAG GTTTGAGGAGCCGTCTCCCCCGAGCTGTGGCTTCTGTCACATCCCGTATGATGAGCTCAACATGCCCTTTCCCGCCCAGCTCACCTACTGTTACCACTGCAGACGACAAAAG GTTCCTGATGTACTGTTCACAACAATCGACCTGCCACAAGAAGCAGCTGTCACAGGCAAGGGATGCCTTATCCAGGCCAG ACTGTGTCGTCTAAAAAAGAAGGCCCAGGGTGAAGTGAATGCGACAGCCATCTCCAACCTGCTGCCTTTTATGGAATATGAGCTGCACACTCAGCTGATGAACAAACTGAAGCTGCGGAGCATGAATGCTCTGTTTGGCTTACACATACAGATCAGTGTCGGAGAGAACATGCTCCTGGGTCTGGCT tctgCTACAGGAGTGTACCTGACAGCCCTGCCGGCACCAGGGGGCATCCAGATTGCGGGGAAGACTCCTGGTGACCTGAGCAATGAGCACCACATCCTCACGATCCAGAAAAGGATCAATGACACCATAGCCAAGAACAAAGAGCTCTATCAAATAAACCCTCCg GAGCTGACGGAGGAAGCGGTGGGTTCTCCGATTCCTGAGCCGAGGCAACGATCCAGACTTTTCCGCTCCCACTCAGAAAGCTCAGACGAACTGTCAGAACTGGACCTCTCCCATGGCAAGAAGGATGCCTTCGTCCTGGAG ATTGATGACACTGATGCTGTGGAGGACCTCCACTCCCTCCTTACTGATGCCCCTACCCCCACAG GTTTCTACAGCTGCAACACTGAAATCATGCCTGGGATTTACAACTGGACTTCAGGAGTTCAG ATGTTTACATCAGTGAGGGTCTTTAGGTTGAGTAATGCCAATCTTACTAACCAAGGCTTGAACAAGATCTTCACTGACCTATGTGAGAATCTTCTAAAG AGTTTTTACTTCAAGTTGCGCTCTATGATCCCCTGCTGTCTTTGTAATCTCAACTTCACCGTAGCAGTGCCAGAAGAAGAACTCATACAG gTCGCAGTGACAGCGGttgccatgacatttgacaAAGAGCAGACTCAGGAGAAGCCACCAGACAAGCCCATCACCAAAG GATGCAGTGAGACTGAAGAGCAGCTGCAGTTTCCCTTGGAGTTGTGCGCAGACTCGTCATCCGCCAACACTCAGCCATCATCCAAAATCTCAG GTACAGTCTCTTTACTCACCCCAGCTGCAAAACTCTGCCAAAATCAGCTGGTTATGGTTCGTTCAGCAG gTGTCCCAGAGAGTACCAATGTCTCATCCAGAG CTGCCTCCGTTGATTACGGTTCCTTTGCAGACAGATGCAGTACCTGGCTAGAGCTGCTTAGGCTGAAAGCTCACACCATAAGACGAGGATCAGTTAAGACAAGTAGGAGGACACAGTTTCTAGCACACTCTG TCTCATCTTTGGAGCGCTCCAGTCCACTGCCTGAGGGACGATCCCGCTCGCTGCACTCCAACCGCTCATTTGGGGGCAGTTCAGTCACCGTGGTGAAGATGACGCCGCTCTCCTTCCTCCCTGGGACACGCATCATTAAATACCTTGGGAtcatcaacatgttttttatcAGAGAGACAACATCATTACGGGAG GAAGGTGGTGTCAGTGGCTTCCTCCATACATTCATAGCAGAGGTGTTTGCGATGGTTCGAGCCCATGTAGCAGCCCTGGGTGGCAATGCAGTAGTGTCCTACAGCATGAAAGAGTGTATGTTAATGGAAAATCCAAACAAGAACCAG GCTCAGTGTCTCATTAATGTGAGTGGTGATGCAGTCATCTGTGTCAGGGAAACGGACCAGGAGCCCATTCCCTCAATGACAAATATGGGACAGACCTGCACTAGCGGAACAGATGGGGCTACATGA